The DNA segment TTCACCGCAGTGTTAAAAGCTCAGAAACACTGCAGTGAGAGTCTTAGCTAGTCCAAATGAGCTTGATGCTTTCAACTGGGACACCCAGCGAACAGCAAATTAGCTCCACTGTGTTTCCAATTTTTCTAATTAGCTGTCCACACAATCAATGCTGAAACCTGTAGTGAGAAAGTCAATGAAAGCACTGCCTGCAGTGGCAAAGGAGTCTGTGCAGAATACAGTTTACGCTGCTTGCTCAGGGAGTTCACGTAAGTGAGTTGGAGATGATTTTCTAAGAGAGATTTTGTCTTTAGGCTCTATTAGTGTTTCTAGCTACTCACTGTCCGCAGCCTTGAAATATCAAAACCATTTCCACCCTTCTTCAGGCCTGGGGCAAGTTGAGGAATAAGAGGTCGCCTCCAGCAGCCAATGGAAGAGCCAAGAAGCGGGTTCAGGAACTCCAGCAGCCAATGGAGCGTGCTCCTTTACCAGAGCACATTCGTTAGCAGGACAAGAGTTTACTaggacagatcctcagcgggtgtaagTGAGTGAAACTCCATCAATGGATTAATTCCGATTTACAGCCAACAAGGATCTAGCCCATTGACTGGACAAGGTATTCGATCAGTACCAATTTGGGGCAGATTTTCCAGCTACTTTTCAGATGGATTCTTGTTCATGTATCAGGCTGCAATGAGTAGTAACAAGCGAGCCGAGTTACTAAGGTTCATGGAAGCTGATTAAAGAAGTAGGAGGGATTAAGAAGCCGGTAGAGCTACAAATATAACAGATTAAACACTGACAAAACTTAACGAAATAGGTTTCTTTTCCCACAACTTCTGTTTCCAGGCCTGGTTCACCAGGCTAACAGCTGCAACGCTACATATAATTTTAAGTCAAGACCGCAGAAAGTTTTCAAAACTGAACATGAAAGATCACACTTGGCAGTAACTTAACTCCTTTGAACTGACACTTTCAGTGACTGAAGGCTTTCTCCTGCAGCGTTTAGCAGAATATGGTGAATCTGCACAATAGGTTATGGATTATGGATTCTCGTCACTGACAAAATGCACAAAGAGTGAAACACAGTCTGCTTACAAAGCAGAAAGGTGTGAGGTTTAAGAGAGGACTCTGGCCTGTCAGTGATAGCTGTGACAGTTGCAGTCTGCCAAGAGGATGGCATAAGAAATAACTTCCGTCTCCACAGTCCATCACAGTCAACTGCCCAAGAAGCAGCTCAGTTAGAACTGCCTACCTCCATGATTAAGAGAGAGAATACTTAGGTGCCAACAGGAGGTAACAGTCATAAGATTTCATCTTTTGTTTTCCAAAGACAATACTCTAAGCTTCTATCACTGTTACTCATGACAAAGTTAAATGGACAAAGTTACATTCAATAGAAAAAAATTTCTCCCTGGAATTCAGATACATAAAATAGCAAAGCTCTGAGTTTGCATATCCAACAAAATACTGTACATTTCCCATCTTTAGGAACCAATAACAAAAaccacgttttttttttttttaatctaaacaaagcaaaaagagcactagAAAAATTTTAAATATGGAAAAGAACTGAAACCATCAACAACAGAACGCCTTTACTTTACAAGAGATGAGTTTGAAAAGAGACTCAAGCAAGCTCCATCTCCTTGTCCAACGGATGTGGAGTGCAGTGGGATTCATGCAGGGAACTGCTGGGAAGGGTTTTATAGCTCAAATGCTGGGAACTTGGCCTTTGTTGGTACCAGGAGATCAGCAAGAAAATATATTGTCCCAGCCATtcctgaaggaaaaaaagaaaattgttaTATCTCAAAGCATATAACAGGGAGATTCTCATTGCACGTCAGTATTATTCTAGAGTAAATCATAATGTCTGTGAGTGTGCATCATGGAAGACAGGGAACCAGGggtcattttcaaaagcacctacttGACTCAGGAATCTAAGCCCATTTTTCCAAAGTGATGTAGGcacttagagccagatttttaaaggtatacaACTGCTTAAGATGCAAATAAGATGCAAGTAAATCTCCTTAGGCGCCCATTTGCAGTTGTAAGCATTGAAATACCTTTAAACATCTGGCCTTTCAATacatctggttttcgactggaacacctggtcaaaaagggaccctggcagctccggtcagggCTGCTGAcctggccattaaaagtccgtTTGGTGCGGGGCtgacaggctccctacccagctccgtggaagtggcaacatgtccctcggctcctaggtgaTAGGACGGCCCGGGGgcgccgcacgctgcccccgccccgagcaccagctccacagctcccattggctgggaaccgtggccaatgggtgCTGTGGGGGCGGCATCTGTGGACACAGGCAGTGCgaagagccgcctggctgcccctgcacctaggagcctaGGGACATGCgactgcttccagggagccacctgaggcaccccgaactccctcctgtgccccaacccccagccctgatccccctcctgcacccgaactccctcctcccacaccccaaccccctgccccagtcggAACCCCCTctcgcactccgaacccctcagtcccagcccggagcccactcctgcaccccaaacccctcatccctgactccaccccagagcccgcacccccagccagagcttcctcaagcccctgccccagtccagtgaaaatgagtgagtgagtgagcaagggtgggggagagcgagcaacagctGTAGGgcggaatggagtgagtgggggtggggcctcagggcaagggtgtttggttttgcacgattagaaagttggcaaccttatgtCCTAGTTCCATGGACGTGAGTGGCTCTGTGATTTATGGTGGCTGTGGAACTGGCCCACGGTTCCCCCTGCTGGCAGATTTATGGAGCAGCATAGGTATCAGCATTTGGGAAAGCTATCTGTTGCCCAATCATGGGGTAGATCTATGGCTTCTTTTTGTCCATTTCTCCATTGTTCTTTGGAGGCAAACTGAAAAGGGCCTGCACAAAATAGTAAGTACACAGAGTGCAGAGGTTGGCTGGGCAGGCAGCCTGCAATTACTGTAGGTTTAAACTGTCCCTAATAAAGACTTACTCCAGTGAGAGTTATGAACCGTACCAGAGCTGAGCGCAGGAGGACTCGGTGCTATGCCAGCCTCCAGCCCTCCCAGCTGGGGTTGCAACAGAACAAGGAATTCCAGTTGTAGCCATTATCCACTGCTGTTAAAATCTCATTCAGAGAGGGTCAAAACAGTGGGTGTGATTCTCCTGACGCTGATTTTAGGGGGTCTTAATGCAGTTACTCTCAATTTACACCGGTGTGAGATCAGACTCAGGATTCAGAACATATTATGTAGAAAAGGCTGGACAGAGATTACCTTCAAAGAGAGAGAAGGGCGTATCTGGAGTCCGGCACCCATGCTCCCCATAACTCAAACACCACTCTGCAAACTGAGGAAGGAAGAACAAAGCGTCCAAACTTTGTAGGAGACCTGACATGGACGTTAAAAATACAGACACTCCCCCCAGCGTCCTCCAGATCTCCATCTTGTCATGACAATTGAACAGAAAACAGGCTGTTGCCAGGCACTGCTGTTGACTAGAGCCCAGCAGGCTGTTGGTCTGAGGGACAGTGATGAGAGTGACTGTTTAAGGACTATACTGGTCTACGTGAAATGAACTGGTTAGTGCTAGCTGCATCTCTGCCAGGCTAGAAGTTAGATTACAAAGGAAAGAACCATCACGCAGAGTGCAGAATCAAACCATCCTTCAAGGTAACTGGCTCTAGAATGTTAGTAACATTCCACACTAGCCTGACCGGTTCCTCTCCTTAACAAAAGATGGTCCCATGATTTTCTATCGGATAACTTCTTTAAAAGGTGAGCTATCCCAGCCAGCATCCCATCTTTCCATGACCCGGTGGCAGGAGTCTTTCCTCTGTGTCTGTTGCTCATATGGATGCTCACCTTGCAGGCCCTGTACAAGTATTTCATGTTTTGAGTGAGGTTGTACAGCATTAGGAAGGCATAAGCGTTGCCAGCTGTCCCATGGCACAGCCCATAACCTTTCTTCAGCAATCCCCACTGCCAGATCACTTCCGCGCACTGCAGCGCGTCACTCAGATACTGCTGGTCAGCAAACACCTGTGGAGACGAGAGAGAGATTCCACTCAGTGCAATTATCCTCTCAGCATCCACGCTAGGGTGgagcaggcccccaccttcttgGTTAATTAGCTCCTATCGAGAGTGACCTCTCCTACTTAAGCAATGGCACCGTGACTTTGCCTTCTACTGTCAAAGATTTTTAAAGTGATAAATGAAGCAGTGTCACCGTTATTTAACTCACAATGAGCTGTCACCATTAGTCACCTGCCACAGAATGAATACAACACATGGCTGACTCCACAAGCAATGAGAGCATCCTGCACTTGGGACAAGACACTGGGACATGTTCAGAAATCATTCATTAAAAGTCTAATTTGCATTTTGATTGGTGTATAAGTGTGGGCATGCATGGTAGCGCTGGTGGGTTATTTCATTAGAATATTACATGCCCTGACAGAGACTCCTGGCTAGAGGATTCTCTGAGATCAAGTTCCATGTGTAAAGCTCTCCTGTCACCGTTTCCCAGGACCTCCTGTACCTTATAGGCCTGTGTGAGCATGTAGATCACGCCAGGTGCCCCGTGACACCAATGGACAAGCAGGTCTCTGGCATCATCAATACAAGGGGGGTAGTTGCCTGATGGGAACTTCAGTTGGCAGACATAATCCACACTGGGTTTGACTGTGTTATGCAACTTCACTTGGCTCACGCCAAGGCCGGGCTGAAACAGACAGACAAGATAGGCTGTTAAAACGTGAAAGAAGTACTGTAcaattccctcccccagctggcaaTGCTAGTTTTAGAGGCATAAGCAATTTATGCTTCAAAGATGACAAGAGAGTTTGGCGTTACCGATTCCTTCCAGCTTCTTCAGCTGTGCTACGTCGGCTCATATCTTTCCTCCTATACAGACAGGCTAGGAGAACGGTGGGGGCAGGCTGCTCAATGCCTCGGGTGCGGGCGTGCACCTGGGCATCCTTTAGTGCCTCTTCCTCTGCAGCAACAGTGACTGGCTCCAGAGGGTTCCCAAGCCAGTCCCCAGCAAggggagtgtgatggggtgttcaccttatactagccctgaaggggttagAGTAGCTCAGAAGGGACAAATGAACCTTTAGGCTGCACCTCAGGGAGGGTCAGACTTGACTGATAAATTACTAATTGCTGAAGCCCAGCTTGGGGAGAAGCTGGGTaaggtataaagccaggaagtttgcagcagaaagGAGCTGCAGTTGCTCTCTGAGCACAGAAAGGTGGGTAGGGGGAAACCCGGGGGCTCAGGGGTTGGGGAGAGCAAAAGACCTGGGCTCCTGTCCCTGACAGAAAGGTTCACCCAGAGGAGGTGTGGAGAAGAAAGCCTGTAGAAGGCAGAGTAGGAAGAAGCCCAAGGATGGAGCAGTGAGGGTTGAGACTGTGTAGACCTTATCtgctgggtgggcccaggtttccCACCAGCCAATGGGAAATGGTGCAGGATTGGTGAAGTGGACAGTTGGTCTGGCGAGACTTTGATACACCAGAAGGGGAAAACTATATCGTCACCTGGATGGAGGGCTGGGTCACAAAGAGAGAGCACCTCCCAGTCCCAGAGAGTGAGAGGGACTGCGGGGCAGGCGAGCAACAGAAGGGGGTGCTCGACTCGACAAGGGCTGATCCCCAGATCCAGTCAcaagggggtgcccccactggtGAGTGAACACTGTTACAGGGAGAAAAATAAGGGGATCCCTTTGGATTTTAAGAGGCAAGGAAAAGCCTATCCTACAAATCTGAAGTGGTTAGGAATTGCTTAGAAGATATGATCAGGattaatgaaatgaaatgaagcaAAGAGAAAAACTCAGGATAACTATCAGGAATGATTCCCAGACTCCAAGACCTAGCAGATCACGTCACCCACGCAGAGCACCACCACCCCATAGTGAGCTGCAAGGCCAGCCCAACTTGAAGATCTCAATTCTTATTTGTACACAGACCATGTAAACAGGTTCAAGGGTAACAATGAGTTTAAAACTAAGGGAGCAACTTCACCATTGACCTCATTGAAAGCAGGAGTGGATCCTCTGTGTCCTCCTCTAATTGCACCGCATTGGCCAAAAACTATATAGACAGAGTTCTCTTTTAAGTTGGCAGCTCTGAGCCCCTTGGAATGAGCATTTTAAGCTAAGAATCATATCATACCCAAATTGCTAACGTGCAAATTGAAAATCAATACCTGTGCTGTACAGCCACCAGTGATAAAGAATTGCACAGAGTCTGATGTCCTCCTCTGTACCTTCCCTGGTACACTTTCCCTGTAAGCATATGGTGTTTGGCTGCTCTTTTCTATATCCCATGTATTCCAGATTCAGCTTGTAacttcattgtatagggagccaagATGCCAAAATCAGGCTCTCTGAATCCCCATGATTTTCTaggtacctaaaagttaggcatgatGACACTTAAGTTTCTTTATGAATCTAACTCTAAGTGACTAGCCACCTCAGAAGTGTTGTAGCCCCCTAGAGAAACAGAGTCTGGAGCATTTTAGAGCTGTTTTGAAATAGGATTTAAACCCAACAAAAGAGAGCATCTGATGGACAGCTGACCAtgattgacaccagtgtgacatcACTAATAGCCAATCAGAAAGCTCCCCAGGTGTCCCAAGTTCTAATTGGAGGGCATTAGAAGTGAAACTGCTGGGAAGGCCTTTTCTCTCCAGGTGTCTCTCACCTGCATAAGGTAGTAATAAATTCCTGCCAGGCCATGGGCGGCCCCTATGTAATACTCCTGGTACCACTCATACATCAACGGGCTCTTGGCTGTGAAGTTCCTCCTTTTGGCCAGGCTCTCCCCGGATGCCACGACTGCATCGCAGACCTGCAGGTGGAAACCAGAGGTGAGCGACAACAGCTTTGAGGTATATAATCTCTTCCCTCCAGCCTGGCAGACAGTAGCCAGTACAGCAGGTATCACAGTGCAAAATACAGTCATGCACCTTTGTTATTCTGCACATGGAAATCCTAGCTTGTGAATGGGGGAGAGGAACAGGGGCTTCTTCGACTCTAGGCACAGAATCCTAATGGATTAGGAAGGGCATTTGGCACAATATCCCTTAGGAAGAATGGGGCCTGCAGCTGGAGGTTCCATGCTGTGGCCTTCACACGTGTCATGTCATGTTTTCACACATGCCAGAGTTACCTAGACCAGCATCTATTTTCACCCTTCCAAGGATGTGCTGGGTGGGAAGCGACAAAATACAGAGGACAAACGAGTAGGATGCGGGAGGCTAATTCAGCCTACATTGGAGAGCAACTGGAGAGATGACAGGGTACCTGCTGAATATAGTTTTGAGGGATTTTTTCCGCTCCGAAATGCTTGTTCACGAACAGCAGTGCGTACAGGTATCCCATGCGCCCATAGAGCATTTCATCAGGTGCTCGCGGGTCAAGTTTGTGCAGCTGAAGCAAGCTGGAAAGAAAGATTCAGGTGAGGAAGTAGACTGGCAGGGATGAGCTATACAAAAACACCCCCAAACTGTAACTCCAGTTGAAGGCTActagactggaactcaggagatgtgAGTGCAGATCCTAGTTCCACCACAGGCTCactctatgtgaccttgggcaatctcagtgcctcagttctcatctgtaaaatgaacatAATCCtgcctttgtcttgtctatttagacagtcagctcttcagggcaggggccgtcagttattatgtatttgtacagcacctagtgcacGGGGTCAATTTGGGACTCTAGGCATTACTGGAATCCAGATAATGTTGATAGTCAAACCCAAGTTGATAACTGCGTGGGTAAGGCAGGATGACCCTTTAAAGCAAGGAAAACGTCTTCTCCATTCCCAGCTCCCCCATCACATGCCATAGCAGGGCTTTCAGAAATTCAGCTTCTGTGCCACGAGGCACTTCCAAAAGTGATAGGCATCAGTTTCACTCTGCTTCTGTAGACGTCAAAGGGGATGTTACCaaaatgggagcagagctgagccaCGGCTGACCATTTTTGAAGATGCCACCCCTTATGTTTAAAAGTCTTGACTGTGAAAACCCAACAGCTCTCGCGCTGTTCCAAAACAGCTGGGGTCATCTCCCGAATGAGGAGCGAAGGCGAGGGGACTGGGGGAAGGAATGTGAATCACTTAGGCAACAGTGCACAGTGGAGTGGGAAAGGGGTGGTTATGAAATACCGAGCCTCTGTAAGGTGCAGAAGAAACAGCCAGTTGCTCTTCATCCATCTAGGCTGGGTTAACTAATTATAATCGCAGGGTCAGTCCAAGTGCAAGCACCACAGGCTTCTTTCAGTGCAGTCACCTACCACAGGAGTGAGAGTATGGATTGCCTGACGGCACCAGACTTTAAACACACCGGCAACACAGAGCAAGGAGCCCAACATCGTTTGAAAAGTCCTCGCGTCATTCTTCAGATGATTAGCACGCTGAAGTTGGTGACGCTCCTGCAAGCGTTAGCAACGATTGACAACTCTTCACTTGGGTGCTTTATGACCCAATCGCACAAGATGCAAATTACCCTCCATTTTGGCCTCTCGCCACTCTTCCAACAAGGTCAGAAGTTCCTCCCTGTCAGAGCATTAAGTCGGCGGCAAAGAGGAAAGTAGTATTTTTTTCCATCCCCGGGGTCAGCGGCCTGGAAAACACTGTCACTTTCAAAATGACAGCATGGGTGCTGCATTTCCTCAAGGCTGCTCCTTTCAGTGCCTCTTGCTGCCACTCTGACAGGCACAAGGCACAGGAACTGCACCCCCGAGGAACCACTGGTGCAGGGCTCCACGTCACAGCCGCGTGAGGGAACAGCAAAGGTACAGTGTCAGCGCTTGCTCTTGGGCAgcacattcttttttaaaaggacacaacAGCCAATTGTCCAGAATCCCCTGGGATCAGATGGAGGGCGCTGTGTTCCGGCTCCCGGCAGCAACAAATCTTTGCTTGGTGTTGGATTCAATGTGACTAGAGATATTTAGAGAGCGAGGGTCTCGAGGCAGATTTGGTCCAGGTCCTCACAACAGGCGGCTACCGAGTGTTGCGCTGCTCCCCCCTGGATGTTTCCCAGACGTGAGAGCAAGTCACTGACTTCTCACCCTGCCTCCTAAGCATGTGCAGGCAAatgtgggtgggagtgggaggcagGAGCCTGTCTCCCATACACACTCCCCCAAATCAGGCAGCAACAGGAGATCTCCCTGCCTCATGCTGCTGCCCACAATCCCCTGGTGACCCTATTTccagggaggatgggggagaagcAGCTAGAGTGTGGTCTCCTGGTTGCTGTGTGGGAGGAAAGGAGTGCCTGGaagggcggggctgggctgggaggctgtAGTAGGGGGTGGGATACCTATAGCAGGTGGAGTGGGAGTGCCTGGGGAGATGTCAGAGCCTGTGGGACTGTAACTGGATGGAGGTGCTTGGGGAAACTGGGCGAGGGGGTGGGTAGATGGTATGTCACGAGCAGGGGTCTTGGGGGAGCATGTGAAGAGCTCCCTGTGGCAGtttggggggtgagggatggTCTGGAGCACCTAGGCCGGTGTTTGTACTGCTGCTGCAAGCTGCTCCCCCTAGCTGGAGtagtgaggggaggaggagaggaagccTGCAGAGCAGTTCCTGTCAGCATTTGTGGGACCAAACCGCAGAGTAAACAGGGGAATCAAAGATAATATGGTCAAGAGGGGCGGGGCTGCTAATCGT comes from the Emys orbicularis isolate rEmyOrb1 chromosome 11, rEmyOrb1.hap1, whole genome shotgun sequence genome and includes:
- the LANCL1 gene encoding glutathione S-transferase LANCL1 — translated: MAQRAFPNPYADYDKSLATGYFDSSGRLTPEFTQRLNNKIRELLQQMERGLKSADPRDCTGYTGWAGIAVLYLHLYDVYGDPSYLQVAEAYAKKSLNCLTKRSITFLCGDAGPLAVAAVVYHKLQDETQSEACITRLLQLHKLDPRAPDEMLYGRMGYLYALLFVNKHFGAEKIPQNYIQQVCDAVVASGESLAKRRNFTAKSPLMYEWYQEYYIGAAHGLAGIYYYLMQPGLGVSQVKLHNTVKPSVDYVCQLKFPSGNYPPCIDDARDLLVHWCHGAPGVIYMLTQAYKVFADQQYLSDALQCAEVIWQWGLLKKGYGLCHGTAGNAYAFLMLYNLTQNMKYLYRACKFAEWCLSYGEHGCRTPDTPFSLFEGMAGTIYFLADLLVPTKAKFPAFEL